The segment AGAATATCCCTCCTCCCTGAGCGAGGGCGAGGACATGCCCGTTGTGCTCACCTGGTCAGCACGGCAACCGCTTGCCGACGGCTGGCGCGTTCGCCTGGCGTTGTCCGGCAGCGGCGAAGTGCAGGTCGAGCGTCCGCTGGCCGCCCATCCTTGGCCACCGGCGCAATGGCCCCTGGGCGAAGCGGTGCGCGATCAATACCTCGTGCCCTCCGCCTCGCTGAGCGAAGGCCGTTACTGGTTGACGCTTCATCTGGAGCGCGAGGGGCAAGCCGCCCAGCGCCATACTTTGGGTCGGGTCACTATCGTCCCAGCATCCCCCATCGAGGTAACGCCAAACTACGCCATCCCCGTGACGGCCACGCGCGTTGGGCCGCTCGCGCTGGAGGGCTACAGCATCACCGAGGTGCAGCCGGAGGCAGGCGTGCTGGTGGTTGAAACGTTCTGGCGTGTGGAGGCGCGTCCACAAGAGGATGGCCGTCTGTTCGTACATCTTTTCGACGCCGCCGGCAACTTCATCGGCCAGGACGATGGACCGCCGTTCAACGGCGCCCGTCGCACACAATCGTTGCGCCCCGGCCAATGGGTGCGCCAAGTGCACACCATCCGCACCGGCGCTGCGCTGCAACCGGGCGTCTACCACTTGCGCGCCGGCATATACACGGCCGCTACGCTCCGCCGTTGGCCGGTGACGCAGAACGGCGTTCCTGCGCCGGACGACTTAGCCGTCCTCTCCGACTACGTCCTCCCCGCATCGCCATGAGCCCCCTGCTTCATGAACCGGCTGAAGCTGATCTTGCCTGCGACCAGCCTGGGCGACATCTACTTGTCGATCACATACCCCCCGATTTCATCGCATCGCGAACCGAACGAGGCCCAGCGCGCCGAGCATGGCATCAGCGATGGCCTACTGCGGTTGTCGGTCGGCATCGAGGACCCTCAGGATATCCTGACCGACCTCGAGGGCGCGCTGTAGCTTGGCACAAGGGCAACGGATAACCCCAACGCGGTGCTTCATCACGACTGGCGACCACATCGCAAAAACAAGCCAGGCTTCTTGGGGAAGAAGCCTGGCACCCGATGTGTGGTTGCGGACGAGTCCGCGGGACTATCGGAACGGCGGCGCGTAGAGCAATCCGCCCTGCGTGTATAGATTGTTGATGCCGCGCGGGATAGCCGTCTTGGTATTCGGGCCAAGGTTGCGATCGTAGATCTCGCCGTAGTTGCCGACGGCCTTGATCACGTTCACGGCCCAGTCCTTGCTCAGGCCCAGCTTGGCGCCCAAGTCCACCTTCTCATCCGCGCCGAGCAAACGCCGTACTTCGGGGCGGGTATCGTTCGCCGCTACGCCGTCCACGTTCTCAGAGGTGATGCCAAATTCCTCGGCGGCGAAGGTGGCGAACACCGTCCACTGCACGATGTCGAACCACTGGTCGTCGCCGTGGCGTACCATCGGGCCCAACGGCTCCTTGGACAGCGTCACGTCCAGGATGACATGGTCGTCGGGGTTGGGCAACACTGAGCGGCGAGACACCAGGCCGGACTTGTCGGTAGTCACCGCGTCGCAGCGCCCTTCGGCATAGGCGCCGAACGTGCCGTTGGCATCCTCGAACACGGCTGGCGTGTATTGCAAATTGCGCGCCGCCATCTGATCGGCCAGGTTCAACTCGGTGGTGGTGCCCTTCTGCACGCAGATCGTCGCGCCGTCTAGCTCTTCCAACTTGGTGATGTTGGAAGCCTTCGGCACCATGATGCCTTGGCCGTCGTAAAAGGTGGTGGCGACGAAGTTCGCACCGTTGTCGGTGTCGCGGGTCAGCGTCCAAGTGGTGTTGCGGATGAGCACGTCAATTTCGCCGCTCTGCAGCGCAGCGAAGCGTTGCTCAGCCGTCAGCGGGCGGTACTCAACCTTATTCACGTCGTTGAAAATGGCCGCAGCCAGGGCTTTGCAGTAGTCAATGTCGAAGCCGCTGAATGCGCCGGCGGAATCCACGAAGCCGAAGCCCGGGACTTGGCTATTGACGCCGCAGATCAACTTACCGCGCGCTTTGATCGCCTTGAGCGTCTCGCCGAAGCCCGAAGGCGCCGCAGGCGCAGCGGGGGCGGGTGTGGGAGCAGCCACAGCGGTATCTGCAGGCGCGGCGGTCACCTCGACAACGCGAGTCACCTCGACGATGCGCGTGACCTCGACCGGCGCTGCCGGAGCAGCGGGGGCCGCCGCCGGAGGAGCGGCGCACGCTGCAAGCGCCACTGGAACTGCCATGAGCAAGCCGAGCATCTTTCGTGAGCGTATCATTTGCTTTTCCTCCCTTTTCTCCTTCGATTTCGAATAATTCTGACTCGACTGAACGGACAGCTCTACGGGGAACTGCGCCGCGGGCGAATTATATGGAAGGCTGGGCAGGCGCGCATGCACACACACTCGCTCACATCGCGGAGCGATTACGCCAAACCACCGATATCCGCTCCTCTCAGCGTACCAGGAAATACGTTAAATGTCCGCCCCCAGCGGCAACAGTTCTTCTAGGCTTTGGATTGCAGCGCCTTGCGCTCCAACCGCGCAATCCGTCGAGCAATCACCTTGTGCAGCGCGGGCTGTGAGCTGGCGCCTAGCGCCCGTCGCGCGTAGGTCAGCGCGCGATCGAGGTCGCCCATGCGCCACTCGTAGTGCTTGGCGACCTCGATCAAGGCTTCGACATCGCCCGCCTCCGCCAAACGCTGCCAGAGCGCCAATGCTTCCTCCGGATGCCCGCGACGCTTCAAGAATCGCGCGGCGCGCCGAAGAGACTGGCGTGGGGGGACGGCGTTCGAGGATCGCGCAGAGGGGATTGGAGAGCGAAGATCGCGCCAACGCCCGGCCTCTAATCCTTCAACCGCAGCGAGATAGCTGCGCTCGGCGGCATCGTAGTCGCCCGCGCACTCATAGAATCGCGCTGCGTTGAAGTGCTCCGCCACATCCTGCGGCTGCGTGAGCGCGTCGGCCAGGCAGGCGAGCAGCGTGACCATGGAGAGGATGTCATTTGCGTTGTGATACATCACACGCTGCATGTCCTCGTTCGGTTCGCCCCCGCCGGCAGCCAGATATTCGCGATACAGAAGCGGGATGACCGCGCCGGGTATATCGCGCTGCCCGCGCCGCACACCCAACCGGTGAAACTCAAGCGAGCCGAGGCTGCACGAGCCCAGGTTGCCGCGCCAGGCGCGACGCGCCGACAACAGCAGGTCGAAGTGATGCTTGTCGGCAAAAGGGGACGCCAGGCGCGACAAGACAAAGCGCGACTCGAGCAGCGGCACGTCAAAGGCCCGCCCGTTGAACGTGATAATGGGCTGACGGTCATGCGCGCGCCGGCTCACCTCGCTCAACATCGCGATTTCCTCGGCCGGATCGCGCAAGAAGAATTGCTCGATGACGAAACGCTCGCCTTCGAAGTATCCCAGGCCGACCAGAAAGGCGAACGTGCCAACCCCGCTGTTCAGACCCGTTGTCTCGGTGTCGAGGAACATCGCCCGGCGCAGGTCTATCTCGGTGATGGTGCGCCCTGCGATGAGCCGGGCGAGCAGTTCGGGTGAATGGCGCAGCACGGCATCCAAAGCGCGATCACCATGACGATGCGCCAGCGGGTACGCCGACCGGCTCACGTAGGCGGGTCCGCATGGCGTGCTCATCAGCTCGAGTTGAGCGCGCGATGGCGCGCCGTCGCACTGCGGTTGTAGCGCCGGCCGCGCTGGCTTGAGAGGTGCAGCGTGTTTGTGCACGCCCAGCCGCCGCAATCGCTCGCGCAGATCGAGGTTCATGTCGCCCCATTGTACGGGGAACGCCACAGGGTGGGATAATCGCGCATATGACAACGGTTTCTGTTGCGTCTTCCAATGGCGCCCCGATGTTCGATGTCGCGGTGCTCGGCGCAGGCCCCGGCGGATACGTCGCCGCCATTCGCGCCGCACAACTGGGATTGAAGGTCGCCCTGATCGAGCGCGATCAACTGGGCGGCATCTGCTTGAACTGGGGATGCATCCCCACCAAAGTGTTGTTGCGCAACGCCGAGATCGTCGAGCTGGTCAAGGACGGCGAGGCCTATGGCATCAGCTACGACAACTTGCGCGTGGACTACGCGAGGGCATACAAGCGCAGCCGCGAGGTAAGCAACCGTCTGGTGAAGGGCGTCGAGTTCCTCATGAAGAAGAACGACATCAAGGTGTTCATCGGCGATGGGACGCTCGTCGCCCCGAACGCGATCCTCGTCGAGCATCGCAGCGAAGAGCGCACGATCACGGCTCACCACCTAATCATCGCAACCGGCGCAAAGCCGCTGACGCTGCCTTTCCTCAAGCCGGACGGCACGCGGGTGTTTACCTACCGGCAGCTCCTGGAAGTGCAGCGCGCGCCGAAGAGCATGGTTGTGATTGGCTCCGGCGCGATCGGCATGGAGTTCGCCTACATCTTCCACGCCTACGGTTCGGAGGTGACCGTGCTGGAAGCGCTGCCGCGCATCATGCCGCTGGAAGACGAGGAGGTCAGCGCCGAGATCGCGCGGGCCTTCAACCGCAGGGGCATCAAAACGATTGCCGGCGCGAAAGTGACCGACGCTAAGGTGGGCGCAGAGGGCGTCGAGGTGTTCTTCGAGACCGATAAGGGCCAGCAGTCCATCAAGTCGGAGTGGGTGCTGGTCGCCGTGAGTGTGACGCCAAACACCGCAGGCATTGGGCTGGATAAAGTCGGCGTGAAGATGAATCCGGCCGGCTACATCGAGGCGGACGACCACATGGCGACGAACGTGCCGAGCATTTACGCGATCGGCGACGTGACCGGCAAATTGCGGCTGGCGCACGTGGCCCAGGCGCAGGGCGTGGTGGCGGCGGAGTCCATCGCCGCCAAGATGGGCAAATACCACGGCCACATCCCCAAGCTCGACTACGATGCCATGCCGCGCTGCACCTACACCATCCCACAAGTGGCAAGCATGGGCCTCTCGGAAGCGCAGGCCAAGGAGAAAGGCTATGAGGTCAAGGTCAGCAAGTTCCCGCTGCGCGCCAACGGCAAATCCCTGGCGCTGAACAACACCGAGGGCTTCGTCAAGATCGTAGCCGATGCGAAGTATGGCGAGATCCTCGGCGTGCACTGCATCGGGCCGGATGTGACCGAGCTGCTGCCGGAGTTCGTATTGGCCAAGAACGCCGAGCTGACGCCGGAGGAGATCGCCCGCGCCGTGCATGCGCATCCGACGTTGAGCGAATCGTTGATGGAAGCCGCCGAGGGCATCGGCGGATTGCCGATCCACGTTTGAGCAATGGGCGATGGGCTTTGAGCTTTTGGGCGTCCAGCGTTGATCTCATCGGGGAGTCTCAGGTCTACAGCTCATCGCTCGCCGCTCACATCGCTCCGGATGAGAAGAAACGCTCTGATCACCCTACTCGTGCTCTTCGCCATGCTGTTCGCTGCAGTGGGCAGCATCGTCGCGGCGGAGTGGATGCCGGGGGTGGGTGTCGTCGCCTGGGCGGCCGCGCTGGGCCTGCTGGCCGGGGCAGCGCTGGCTTACAGCAGCTTCCCCACTTGGACGGCGCATCTGACCAGTCTGATCTATGGGCTGTTTACGCTGGGCGTGATCGGCGGAACGCATCCCAGCATCGCCGGGGAGGCGGACCACTGGCGCGCGCGCACCGCGCTGCTCGCCCAGAAAATCGTCGCCTGGATCGGGGAGGCGTTGAACAACGGCGCCAGCAGTGAGCCGGTGATCTTCATCCTGCTGCTGAGTGGGCTATTCTGGGCGCTGGGTTACACGGCTGCCTGGTACTCCTTCCGCTATCCGCGCATCTGGCACGTGATCCTGCCGACCGGCGTTGCGATGTTCCTCAACGACTACTCCTATGCCGGCCAGAACCCGATGGCGCCGTTCCTGCTGATCTACCTGCTGTGCGCCGTGACGCTGCTGGCGCTCTCGCACCTGGCGGAGCGCGAGGCCGGCTGGTCACAAAGCCACGTGCGCTTCTCGCCCGCGTTGGGGCGATGGTTCGTCGTTGGCGGCCTGGCCATGGCCACACTGGCCGGCCTGTTCGGTTGGCGACTCAGCGAAGCGACCACCTCGGCGGCCGGTCGCAACTTCCTCGAACAGCTCCACTCGCCTTACCAAGAGCTGCTCGCGCGTTGGAATCGCCTGTTCGCCAACCTGAACAACAACATTTCGCGCGAGGTGGACAGCTACGCCTCATCCGTCACGCTCAGCGGCCCGCGCGACCTCACTGCCGAGCCGATCATGGATGTGATGGCGCCACCGGCGCGTTATTACTGGCGCGCCGCCAGCTACGACCACTACGACGGATTGACCTGGCGGAACACCATCGCGACCGCAACCAACGCTCAGCCGTTCGATGTCAACATCCCGCTGGCCAGCTACGCCGCGCGCATGCCAACGCAGGCCGACTTCGTCCTCTATCGCGGCACCGACAGCATCTATGCGCCGTCGCAGCCGTTGCGCGCCAGCGTCGGCGCACAGGCCATCTTCGAGCGGGTGGGCAACACCACCGTGGACCTGGTTCAGCTCAAATTGCCCGTGCCCTTGCTAGACGGGAATCGCTACACGGCCTTGGGCTCGGTGAGCATTGCGAACGTCGCGCAGTTGCGCGCGGCGCCGCCGGATTACCCGGCCTGGACCGCGCGCTACCTACAGTTGCCATCGCAAGTGCCCGCGCGCGTCTTCGACTTGGCGCGCAACATCACGGCGCGCGCGCCGACGGCGTTCGACAAAGCGGCTACCATCGAACGCTGGCTGCGGGATAACATCACCTACGACGAGCAGTTGCCCGCGCCGCCGCCGAGCATCGAGGCCAGCGACTACGTCCTCTTCGAAGTTCGGCGCGCCTACTGCAACTATTACGCGACGGCGATGGCGGTCATGCTGCGCTCGCTCGGCATCCCTGCCCGTGTAGCCGTCGGCTACGCTCAGGGCGACATGGCGCTCGACCCCAACATCCCCGATCGCGCAGTCTACCGCGTCCAGGGCGACGACAGCCACATGTGGGTGGAGGTGTTCTTCACAGGCTACGGCTGGGTGGAGTTTGAGCCAACCGCCGGCCAGCCGCCGATCGAGCGCTTCGAGCCGCAGGCCGAAGCGACGCCGACCCCCGCGCCCACATTGCCGCCATCTACACCCACGCCCCAGCCCCAGGCGACGGAAGCGACGCAAGCCGCCACGCCTACGCCGGAGCCGCAGCCTTATGCGCCGGCCGATCCACCACGCACGACGCCCCCCGAAGCCGACGGCCTATCCGAGATGCTTCACCGGCTGCGCAACAGCGGGTTGCCTTACCTGCTGCTGATTCCGCTCCTGATCGCCGTGGGATTCGGCGTGTTGCATTATCTCGAAAGCGCGGGGGTGGGCCGGCTGCCGGCGGTCGAGCGGGCGTATGCCCTCATCACGCGCTATGCCGGCTGGCTCGGCGTCGGCAGGCAGCGCCAGCTCACGCCCTACGAGCAAGCTGCGGCGCTGGCGCAATACGCGCCGCAAGCAGAATCCGCCGTACAACAGATCACCGATCTGTATGTGCGCAAGCGCTTCGCACCGCCGAAGGAAGCTCACCGTCGGGACGATGCTGTAGCAGCGCTATCGGCCTGGTCCAAAGCGCGCAGCGCCCTGCGCCGGGCGTTATTGCGGGTCAGGTTGAGCGGGAAATGGCGCGGGGCGCCGTAGCGTCTCACGCCCAGTGGATCACCCGACCCTCTCGGCGCGCATCCTCCGCCGCAAAGGCAAGCAGGTGGCTTTCCAGCGACACGCGGGCAGTCGTTTGATGTCTGGTGCGCTCGCCGTTCAGCGCTTTGACGAAGTCGCGCATGAGCCCGAAATCGCCTCCGCCGTGACCGCTGTCATCGCCGGCTGGGTGGATCACTTCTTCGCTCAGGCTGCCGTGATCGACGATGCAGAGCGTAAACGGCCGTCCTTCGCTGAAGTCGCCGTAGAGCGTCGCGCGCGTGCCGTCCCAGCGCATCGTCCGGCCTTCGCGGTCGCTGTGGCCGTGCATAGTGAAGGTGCAGGTCGCGCCGCCCTCGAATTCCAGATTGAGCGTTTGGTGGTCCACCACATCGTTGTCGCAGTGATACACGCACCGGCCGTAGGGGCTGGTCTTTAGCTTTTCCCAGCGCTCCTCCGGCAGGGTATTGAACATGTCGGCGGCGGTGAGCATGAAGCCGTGCGCCTCGAACCGTTCCAGCGCCGAGCGCCGATGAATGTCGGCCCCGTACAGGCGGGGCGCATACCAGGGGCAGGTGGCTTCGATCGGGCAGCCATCGGTGCAACGCTCGGGGATCGGCTCCGGCGAAAGCTCGGCCGCGCGCTCGGCGCGGTAGTGCAACAGCGAGCCGAACGACGACAGCCGCCTGACGCGCTGCCCCATGACCCAGATGAGGATGTCCAGATCGTGGCAGCATTTGGCGAGGATCATCGGCGCAGAGCGCGCTGTGTTGCGCCAGTTGCCGCGCACAAAGCTGTGGCTCATGTGCCAGTAGCTCACGTTCTCGCGGTGATCTATGGTGACAATGCGACCCAAGCGGCCACTATTCACGATGTCGTAGAGCGCCGTGAAGAAAGGGGTATAGCGCAGCACATGGCAAATCTGCAACACGCGCCCCAGGCGTTCGGCAGCTTCCACCAGCGCAACGCATTCTTCGCGGGTGGGCGCGATGGGCTTCTCCAACAGCACGTCGTAGCCGGCGCGCAATAGCGCCAGCGTACTGGCATGATGCATGCGGTCCTGCGTGCAGTTCACCGCCGCGCGCGCCAACTGCGGCCGCGCAACCACATCCTCCCATGAGGCGAACTGCCGCTCGGCCGGAATACCGTGATACGACGCGAAACGCGCGCGCCGTTCGGCGTCTGGCTCGGCCACAGCGATGAACCGAATTTCGTCCGGGTGTTGCAGGGCATAGGGCCCATACGACCAGGTTGCGCGGTTGCCCGCGCCGATCATGATGGCTTCGATAGATGACATGTCTTGCTTCCTCGACGCTGACTGAGATGAGCTCGGCCTTAAAGGCGCGCCATCGCGGCTTTTGCGAGCTGTTCGAGCAAGCCGTGCTCACCCAGCAAAGTTTATAGTCCAGGAAGAAATTGCCGCCTGAGTAAACAGCTCGACTATACTCCCCGTGAAGGTTTCCTCGCTTGTTTGGGCATGCAGCGCTTCAGGCAGGGCGAGATGGCTTTCTAAATTTCGGTCGCAGGCGTGCGTGAAGCCATGGGAAGGAACGTTGTGCGCATATTCGAATCACTGCTCGTCGTGCTTGTGCTCGTCTCTGTAGGTTTGGGGGTCACCTGGACGGGCCATTTCCAGACCACCACTGCGTCGGAAGCGCCGCAGTTGCCGAGCCGGCAATCGGCGATGCGCTCCGGCGACGCTTTCTTTGCGCCGACGCTCGCGCCCGAAACGGTGCTGCCGGGCGCCGACCTTGCGCCGGTCGTCGGCGCG is part of the Candidatus Roseilinea sp. genome and harbors:
- a CDS encoding amino acid ABC transporter substrate-binding protein; amino-acid sequence: MIRSRKMLGLLMAVPVALAACAAPPAAAPAAPAAPVEVTRIVEVTRVVEVTAAPADTAVAAPTPAPAAPAAPSGFGETLKAIKARGKLICGVNSQVPGFGFVDSAGAFSGFDIDYCKALAAAIFNDVNKVEYRPLTAEQRFAALQSGEIDVLIRNTTWTLTRDTDNGANFVATTFYDGQGIMVPKASNITKLEELDGATICVQKGTTTELNLADQMAARNLQYTPAVFEDANGTFGAYAEGRCDAVTTDKSGLVSRRSVLPNPDDHVILDVTLSKEPLGPMVRHGDDQWFDIVQWTVFATFAAEEFGITSENVDGVAANDTRPEVRRLLGADEKVDLGAKLGLSKDWAVNVIKAVGNYGEIYDRNLGPNTKTAIPRGINNLYTQGGLLYAPPFR
- the yprB gene encoding hypothetical protein → MNLDLRERLRRLGVHKHAAPLKPARPALQPQCDGAPSRAQLELMSTPCGPAYVSRSAYPLAHRHGDRALDAVLRHSPELLARLIAGRTITEIDLRRAMFLDTETTGLNSGVGTFAFLVGLGYFEGERFVIEQFFLRDPAEEIAMLSEVSRRAHDRQPIITFNGRAFDVPLLESRFVLSRLASPFADKHHFDLLLSARRAWRGNLGSCSLGSLEFHRLGVRRGQRDIPGAVIPLLYREYLAAGGGEPNEDMQRVMYHNANDILSMVTLLACLADALTQPQDVAEHFNAARFYECAGDYDAAERSYLAAVEGLEAGRWRDLRSPIPSARSSNAVPPRQSLRRAARFLKRRGHPEEALALWQRLAEAGDVEALIEVAKHYEWRMGDLDRALTYARRALGASSQPALHKVIARRIARLERKALQSKA
- a CDS encoding oxidoreductase; the protein is MSSIEAIMIGAGNRATWSYGPYALQHPDEIRFIAVAEPDAERRARFASYHGIPAERQFASWEDVVARPQLARAAVNCTQDRMHHASTLALLRAGYDVLLEKPIAPTREECVALVEAAERLGRVLQICHVLRYTPFFTALYDIVNSGRLGRIVTIDHRENVSYWHMSHSFVRGNWRNTARSAPMILAKCCHDLDILIWVMGQRVRRLSSFGSLLHYRAERAAELSPEPIPERCTDGCPIEATCPWYAPRLYGADIHRRSALERFEAHGFMLTAADMFNTLPEERWEKLKTSPYGRCVYHCDNDVVDHQTLNLEFEGGATCTFTMHGHSDREGRTMRWDGTRATLYGDFSEGRPFTLCIVDHGSLSEEVIHPAGDDSGHGGGDFGLMRDFVKALNGERTRHQTTARVSLESHLLAFAAEDARREGRVIHWA
- a CDS encoding dihydrolipoyl dehydrogenase, with amino-acid sequence MFDVAVLGAGPGGYVAAIRAAQLGLKVALIERDQLGGICLNWGCIPTKVLLRNAEIVELVKDGEAYGISYDNLRVDYARAYKRSREVSNRLVKGVEFLMKKNDIKVFIGDGTLVAPNAILVEHRSEERTITAHHLIIATGAKPLTLPFLKPDGTRVFTYRQLLEVQRAPKSMVVIGSGAIGMEFAYIFHAYGSEVTVLEALPRIMPLEDEEVSAEIARAFNRRGIKTIAGAKVTDAKVGAEGVEVFFETDKGQQSIKSEWVLVAVSVTPNTAGIGLDKVGVKMNPAGYIEADDHMATNVPSIYAIGDVTGKLRLAHVAQAQGVVAAESIAAKMGKYHGHIPKLDYDAMPRCTYTIPQVASMGLSEAQAKEKGYEVKVSKFPLRANGKSLALNNTEGFVKIVADAKYGEILGVHCIGPDVTELLPEFVLAKNAELTPEEIARAVHAHPTLSESLMEAAEGIGGLPIHV